The following coding sequences are from one Triticum dicoccoides isolate Atlit2015 ecotype Zavitan chromosome 4A, WEW_v2.0, whole genome shotgun sequence window:
- the LOC119284380 gene encoding putative receptor-like protein kinase At4g00960, with product IDEPCSLVWHTCYDIIKGLCEGLHYLHKGFEYPIYHLELKPTKVLLDKDMMPKIGGFGFSRLFDSIETSNTSEVAETRVYMPPEYISKRQITPKFDVFSLGIIILQIMAGKESYTKCLDTSPEVFTELVYEFWVNRMQGAISKHTSHEVRTCVEIALKCVEFSREKRPTIHEIIQKLNKIDIVECSSIGQLYRTKEFPFEFLENITNGFSEQNIVGRGGYGVIYKGVLDNGEEVAVKKLRQMVWIDDEQLKNELNNLMRVQHKNIVRLVGYCRHTSQIFVVYKGKHVSASVVERAICLEYVQGGSLENQLSAEYCRLDWDKCYTIIKGICEGLHYLHNADTPIYYLDLKPANILLDKDMAAKIGDFGLSRLFDSAQTYMTQSQDIKGTRGYMPPEYINRQKISPKFDVFSLGVIIIQIMAGKEGYFTLPYTGPKEFIKNVRENWRMKVQATMSPHASEEVRTCIEIALKCVEDDRTRRPTIAQIVNELSNIGVAKSSPVSQGANKLTVLKTLLSSTHFKYWLFLFVAVISMFFAWAKFCPDSWWQGITRRT from the exons ATAGATGAACCATGTTCTCTTGTTTGGCACACATGTTACGACATAATTAAGGGACTGTGTGAGGGTTTACATTACCTTCACAAAGGATTCGAGTATCCTATTTACCATCTGGAATTGAAACCTACAAAAGTTTTGCTGGATAAGGACATGATGCCCAAAATTGGAGGTTTTGGTTTCTCTAGGCTCTTTGATTCAATAGAAACCTCCAACACATCAGAAGTTGCAGAAACAAG AGTATACATGCCGCCAGAATACATCAGTAAACGGCAAATCACACCAAAGTTTGATGTATTCAGTCTGGGCATTATAATCTTGCAAATAATGGCAGGAAAGGAGAGCTACACCAAATGTTTAGATACTTCCCCCGAAGTATTTACTGAGCTT GTATATGAATTCTGGGTAAATAGGATGCAGGGCGCAATATCGAAGCATACTTCACATGAAGTTAGAACATGCGTCGAAATAGCTCTAAAATGTGTCGAGTTCAGTCGAGAGAAGAGGCCTACTATACACGAGATCATACAGAAACTGAATAAGATTGATATTGTCGAGTGCTCATCTATAGGTCAGCTATATAGAACAAAGGAGTTTCCATTCGAGTTCTTAGAAAATATTACAAATGGTTTTTCTGAGCAAAACATAGTTGGCCGTGGTGGATATGGAGTTATTTACAAG GGAGTGCTGGACAATGGAGAAGAGGTTGCTGTTAAGAAACTTCGTCAAATGGTGTGGATTGATGATGAACAACTTAAGAATGAGCTTAATAATCTAATGAGGGTCCAACACAAAAATATTGTACGGTTAGTTGGCTACTGCCGCCATACATCACAGATATTTGTTGTGTATAAGGGAAAACATGTTTCTGCTAGTGTGGTAGAAAGAGCAATTTGTTTGGAATACGTGCAGGGTGGAAGCCTTGAGAATCAGCTTTCTG CTGAATACTGCAGACTTGATTGGGACAAATGTTACACAATAATAAAAGGAATATGTGAGGGTTTACATTACCTTCATAATGCTGATACTCCTATTTACTATCTGGACTTAAAACCAGCAAACATTTTGTTGGATAAGGATATGGCGGCAAAAATTGGTGATTTCGGTTTGTCAAGACTTTTTGATTCAGCACAAACCTATATGACACAATCCCAAGATATTAAAGGAACACG TGGATACATGCCACCAGAATACATCAACAGACAGAAAATCAGTCCGAAGTTTGACGTATTTAGTCTCGGGGTCATAATCATACAAATAATGGCAGGAAAGGAGGGCTACTTCACTTTACCATACACCGGTCCGAAAGAATTTATTAAGAAT GTACGTGAAAACTGGCGAATGAAGGTGCAGGCAACAATGTCGCCCCATGCATCTGAAGAAGTGAGGACATGCATCGAAATAGCGTTGAAATGTGTGGAAGATGACCGAACGCGGAGGCCTACAATAGCCCAGATTGTTAATGAACTAAGTAACATTGGTGTTGCTAAAAGTTCACCCGTTAGTCAG GGGGCGAACAAGCTGACTGTGTTGAAGACCTTGTTATCATCTACTCACTTCAAATATTGGTTGTTCCTCTTTGTCGCAGTGATTTCCATGTTTTTCGCATGGGCGAAATTCTGTCCAG ATTCATGGTGGCAAGGCATTACAAGGAGGACGTAA
- the LOC119288334 gene encoding protein arginine N-methyltransferase 7-like yields MPGCLAGLATPPPAALLLLLRGRSRMAFSAAAPSRAFQLRLNPLTGDSEWLVVDEEGEEGAAPPQTQRQLLAATSYLDMLNDAARNRAYRRAIDAAVSDPSARVLDIGAGTGLLSMMSARALGAVGGEGRGSVSACESYLPMGKLTRKVLRANGMENKVKLFHKRSDELEVGVELDSRADVLVSEIIDSELLGEGLIPTLQQAHDSLLVKNPKTVPYRATTYGQLVESPFLWKMHDLHSNEANAADGVWLTPDGMENIVSVKLQQHAMQCDPLEDEIRLLSEPFKVFEFDFLERPESQRENKITIKTTGDGCVHAIISWWVLQLDSAGSIFYSTAPKWVRQSSIKDLPQCADDTKDWCDHWKHCVWFTQGRGAPVMKDQTLSLRASHNLTSISYQLLNPNDETCNGNLKADHLTLLPERIALYGDIYWRSALITAIKNALSDRSPQTCIVADDSIFLALLVSSLSPSSKVIAMFPGLRDTGATYLQAVAKANNFSMDQIKVIGKRAASLSADDLEHKKINLLVGEPFYCGSEGMLPWQNLRFWNARTLFDSMLSEDALIMPCKGVLKLCAMSLPDLWKSRRSLKDVEGFDHLVVNETLGACGDLPGEQQGPCLPYYVWQCGYTKKLSKVYSVMDFNFSEPIHSCFGKTKIEFSDAGTCHGFAVWIDWVLDEKNSIVISTGPDTRYWKQGVRLLSKPVEVNPADDSAALVEASFDPASGDITFSSSFS; encoded by the exons ATGCCGGGTTGCCTCGCCGGCCTggccaccccgccgcccgccgcgctcctcctcctgctccgcggCCGCAGCCGCATGGCCTTCTCCGCGGCCGCGCCGTCCCGCGCCTTCCAGCTCCGCCTCAACCCGCTCACCGGCGACTCCGAGTGGCTCGTCGTCGACGAGGAAggcgaggagggggcggcgcctccCCAGACGCAGAGGCAGCTCCTCGCCGCCACCTCCTACCTCGACATGCTCAACGACGCCGCCCGCAACCGCGCCTACCGCCGCGCCATCGACGCCGCCGTCTCCGACCCCTCCGCCCGCGTCCTCGACATCGG AGCCGGGACGGGGCTGCTCTCTATGATGTCCGCACGAGCTTTGGGGGCTGTTGGAGGCGAGGGCAGGGGCAGCGTGTCGGCGTGTGAATCCTACCTTCCCATGGGCAAGTTGACGCGCAAGGTACTGAGAGCCAACGGGATGGAGAATAAGGTGAAGCTCTTCCATAAGCGGTCAGATGAGCTCGAAGTTGGAGTCGAGCTTGATTCACGAGCTGATGTACTG GTGAGTGAAATTATTGACTCTGAGCTGTTGGGTGAGGGTCTGATACCTACTCTGCAGCAAGCTCATGATTCGTTATTGGTGAAAAATCCAAAGACAGTCCCATATCGAGCAACTACATACGGGCAG TTAGTCGAAAGTCCGTTCTTGTGGAAGATGCATGATTTGCACAGCAATGAAGCAAATGCTGCAGATGGTGTCTGGCTTACTCCTGATGGGATGGAAAATATTGTTTCTGTGAAGCTGCAGCAACATGCAATGCAATGTGACCCATTAGAAGATGAGATACGATTG CTGTCAGAACCCTTCAAAGTTTTTGAATTTGACTTTTTGGAACGACCAGAGAGCCAGCGTGAAAACAAGATCACAATTAAAACAACTGGTGATGGCTGTGTTCATGCTATTATATCATG GTGGGTGCTTCAGTTAGATTCTGCTGGGTCAATCTTCTACTCCACAGCTCCCAAATGGGTGAGGCAATCAAGTATCAAGGATCTGCCACAATGCGCCGATG ACACGAAGGATTGGTGTGATCACTGGAAGCATTGTGTTTGGTTTACACAAGGAAGGGGTGCTCCTGTTATGAAAGATCAAACTCTTTCTCTAAGGGCTAGTCATAACCTCACTAGCATCTCTTATCAGCTGCTAAACCCCAATGATGAAACATGCAATGGAAACTTGAAAGCTGACCATCTAACATTGTTGCCAGAAAGGATAGCACTTTATGGTGATATATATTGGAGATCAGCTTTGATAACAGCAATTAAAAATGCT CTGAGTGACAGATCTCCGCAAACCTGTATCGTGGCTGATGACAGTATATTCTTGGCTCTCTTAGTTTCTTCTCTCTCACCATCTTCAAAAGTCATTGCCATGTTTCCTGGTCTACGGGACACGGGTGCAACATATCTCCAAGCTGTTGCAAAGGCAAACAATTTCTCCATGGATCAAATTAAAGTGATTGGTAAAAGAGCGGCATCTCTTTCAGCGGATGATTTGGAACATAAAAAG ATTAACTTATTAGTGGGCGAACCATTTTATTGCGGCAGTGAAGGGATGCTTCCATGGCAAAACCTGCGTTTCTG GAATGCAAGAACTCTGTTTGATTCAATGCTATCTGAGGATGCACTCATAATGCCTTGCAAAGGAGTATTAAAGTTATGCGCCATGTCTCTTCCG GACTTGTGGAAGAGTCGTCGCAGCCTGAAAGATGTCGAGGGTTTTGACCACTTGGTTGTTAACGAGACTTTAGGAGCCTGCGGCGATCTTCCTGGAGAGCAGCAGGGTCCTTGTCTTCCCTATTATGTATGGCAATGTGGTTATACAAAG AAATTAAGCAAAGTGTACTCTGTCATGGATTTCAACTTTTCGGAGCCTATTCACTCCTGCTTTGGGAAAACAAAG ATTGAGTTTTCCGATGCTGGAACGTGCCATGGCTTTGCGGTTTGGATCGACTGGGTGCTCGACGAGAAGAACTCCATCGTGATAAGCACAGGACCAG ATACTCGATACTGGAAGCAAGGGGTGCGGCTCCTGAGCAAACCTGTGGAAGTGAACCCAGCTGACGACTCGGCCGCGCTTGTGGAGGCCTCATTTGATCCTGCCTCTGGCGACATCACGTTTAGTTCATCCTTCTCTTGA